In one Phaenicophaeus curvirostris isolate KB17595 chromosome 19, BPBGC_Pcur_1.0, whole genome shotgun sequence genomic region, the following are encoded:
- the MYADML2 gene encoding myeloid-associated differentiation marker-like protein 2, whose protein sequence is MESTGGPYLNTAAVTSPVGIARLLQMTFGCTTFSLVAHQGGFSAAYGTFCMFVWTFCFAVTVFIIACEFTHLHSCLTISWGNFTAAFAMLATLMSITAAVIYPLYFVQLGCYPIGCEVRDFRIAASVFAGLLFIAYAAEVCLTRAKPGQVSSYMATVSGLLKIVQAFVACIIFGALVNDSQYSKYVATQWCVAVYSFCFVVTVVVVAFSVTGKTALLWFPFERSVVVYTFGAVLLYVSAAVIWPVFCFDSKYGSPRRPGLCAKGRCPWDSQLVIAIFTYVNLLLYVVDLAYSQRIRFISHL, encoded by the coding sequence ATGGAGAGCACGGGAGGGCCGTACCTGAACACGGCTGCTGTGACGTCCCCCGTGGGAATAGCTCGTTTGCTGCAAATGACGTTTGGATGCACCACGTTCAGCCTGGTAGCCCATCAGGGGGGATTCAGCGCAGCGTACGGCACCTTCTGCATGTTCGTCTGGACCTTCTGTTTTGCCGTCACTGTCTTCATCATCGCCTGCGAATTCACGCACCTGCACAGCTGCCTGACCATCTCCTGGGGAAACTTCACTGCCGCCTTCGCCATGCTCGCCACGCTCATGTCCATCACGGCCGCCGTCATCTACCCGCTCTACTTCGTCCAACTCGGCTGTTACCCCATCGGCTGTGAGGTGAGAGACTTTCGCATCGCGGCCAGCGTCTTCGCAGGCCTCTTGTTCATCGCGTACGCCGCCGAGGTGTGCCTAACCAGAGCAAAACCGGGACAAGTCTCCAGCTACATGGCCACCGTCTCCGGGCTCCTGAAAATCGTGCAGGCTTTCGTCGCCTGCATCATCTTCGGGGCGCTGGTCAACGACAGCCAGTACAGCAAATACGTGGCCACGCAGTGGTGTGTGGCCGTCtacagcttttgctttgtggtgacggtggtggtggtggcctTCAGCGTCACAGGTAAGACCGCCTTGCTGTGGTTCCCCTTCGAGCGCTCCGTGGTGGTCTACACCTTCGGGGCTGTGCTGCTCTACGTGAGCGCCGCGGTCATCTGGCCGGTGTTCTGCTTCGACAGCAAGTACGGTTCCCCGCGGCGCCCCGGTCTCTGCGCCAAGGGCAGATGCCCCTGGGACAGCCAGCTGGTGATCGCCATCTTCACCTACGTCAACCTGCTGCTCTACGTCGTGGATCTGGCGTACTCCCAGCGCATCCGCTTCATCTCCCACCTCTGA
- the PYCR1 gene encoding pyrroline-5-carboxylate reductase 1, mitochondrial has product MSVGFIGAGQLAFALARGFTAAGVLAAHKITASSPDTELPTVSGLRKMGVNFTVSNKDTVKSSDVLFLAVKPPIIPFILEEVGPDIEPRHIVVSCAAGVTISSIEKKLSAFCPTPKVIRCMTNTPVIVREGATVYATGTHADVEDGKLLEQLMASVGFCTEVEEDLIDAVTGLSGSGPAYAFTALDALADGGVKMGLPRRLAVRLGAQALLGAAKMLLESEQHPGQLKDNVCSPGGATIHALHFLESGGFRSLLINAVEASCIRTRELQHLADQEKISPAAIKKTLLDKVKLESPSLSVGSAGKVSLFNKSHSSKKN; this is encoded by the exons ATGAGCGTGGGGTTCATCGGCGCCGGGCAGCTCGCCTTCGCCCTGGCCCGGGGCTTCACGGCGGCAG GGGTCCTGGCCGCGCACAAGATCACGGCGAGCTCCCCGGACACCGAGCTGCCCACCGTGAGCGGGCTGCGG AAAATGGGCGTCAACTTCACGGTGAGCAACAAGGACACGGTGAAGAGCAGCGACGTCCTCTTCCTGGCCGTGAAACCCCCCATCATCCCCTTCATCCTGGAGGAGGTGGGACCTGACATCGAGCCCCGACACATCGTGGTCTCCTGCGCCGCCGGTGTCACCATCAGCTCCATCGAGAAG AAACTCTCTGCCTTCTGCCCCACACCAAAAGTGATCAGGTGCATGACCAACACCCCTGTGATTGTCCGGGAAGGTGCTACAGTCTATGCCACGGGGACTCACGCGGATGTGGAGGATGGGAAGCTCCTGGAACAGCTGATGGCCAGTGTGGGCTTCTGCACCGAGGTGGAAGAGGACCTGATAGATGCTGTAACAGGGCTGAGTGGCAGCGGCCCTGCGTAT GCGTTCACCGCGCTGGATGCCCTGGCGGACGGGGGAGTGAAAATGGGACTTCCTCGCAGGCTGGCTGTTCGACTCGGAGCACAGGCTTTGCTG GGCGCTGCCAAAATGCTGTTAGAATCTGAGCAGCATCCTGGCCAGCTGAAGGACAACGTCTGCTCCCCTGGGGGAGCCACCATCCATGCCCTGCACTTCCTGGAGAGCGGTGGATTTCGGTCACTCCTAATCAATGCTGTAGAGGCTTCCTGCATCCGGACAAG GGAGCTACAGCATCTGGCAGACCAAGAGAAGATCTCCCCGGCAGCTATAAAGAAGACTTTGTTGGATAAGGTGAAgctggagtctccttctctgtctGTGGGATCTGCCGGCAAAGTCAGTCTGTTCAATAAGAGCCACAGCAGCAAGAAGAACTGA